One region of Vigna angularis cultivar LongXiaoDou No.4 chromosome 10, ASM1680809v1, whole genome shotgun sequence genomic DNA includes:
- the LOC128194188 gene encoding uncharacterized protein LOC128194188 isoform X2, which produces MECLFGFASSVSRDLVCGALNQLRYPCCFKNFVKRLEEEESNLIITKDSVQKFVTHNKKQARKPSEVVDKWLEDAINDVHNVNQLLEEARTQKHCCFGHCPNWIWRYHVGKKLANKTMHLEKVIEEGRKYVPFDRIATLPSNTLHMLLEKGMNFESRQYAYEQLLDAVKNKDVSMIGLYGMGGCGKTTLAMEVRKLVEAEHLFEKVLFVPVSSTVEVRRIQEKIASSLQFEFPETEEMQRAQRLCSRLTQEKNIFIILDDVWENLDFGRIGIPSSEHHKGCKILITSRSEAVCTLMDCQRKIYLPILTDEEAWTLFQNKALITEATSDTLKEIGRLISNQCKGLPVAIAAVACSLKGKTETVWRVALNKLRHSKPINIERGLTDPYKCLQLSYDNLDTKEAKSLFLLCSVFPEDFEIQIEILTRCAIGLGVVGEVDSYEEARSEVIAAKIKLVSCCLLLDADHERVKMHDIVRDVAHIIAKDENKMIKCEVEKDVRVEQNSVRYLWCVKFPNDLDCSNLEFLRLRTKMKEFDGIFKRMGMLKVLILENDDDKERTLSTISFETLTNLRYLLIENYELSDFSFFGGMKNLQSLSLFNCLLPSFPELQTDVAITLKLLDLNGCNIKVKNFEVIKRIPLLEELYIIEGPWDANSEDQIEFFKTFSVPETLQRYVIVLGARQFDRFNYEGIYIHGRTLLLHHFDISNEVIKGLAKTAKDLFVATILGGAKNIIPDIFQIEGGGLDELNKLEINHSEELECLIDTRSHSSEVVTLFSKLHTLGIENMRNLRVLWNCFLPANGPFENLEKLYLSYCPGLTSLFTYVVARSFVKLKILKISSCDELKYILADDDKTEEGEDVQIFQNLQDVKINSCRELKHIFPANIVGGLTQLKVVEIEKCDKLHQIIGDIVPSTDRDKLIEKGTVSSRTSLKIKRCGKLGSIFTTSLEELYIRGCKTLKDIVTLERVNKNQEESIVEDEPDCQSDISIFQSLKKIHISECELLEGIFPVSFVGEWNDITNKEDADLKDFSSRNNTQIELPALQVLELRRIRDRTIVGSYDVICPSLTTLSLDIGRYVGFFNINCSSDASEATKRDSIAIKISNSDFDPPVESVECLSKQPHGLNLIMTHNIREIELKGFDKAKYLFKLSIASSLTMLEILRIKECGGLEYIIDTDDEYGKENMKAIFPNLKVLSVYDCFQLKYMFGQYDVANKDYKEIHIQFSALKMLFLGNLPKFVSICSTNNLIVTWPSLKDFDCFECLCPFYGSREPIITSTKNHLPTLQTLSISHSDAERIFCLNEHEMIGQQVSLRLEYLMLESLPQMTYIWVGPNNSLTLQHLTTLEIRKCEKLEVIFPKSVVRFLPELKLLKITKCKELREIIEGDRNLSNLVSPQPCFPKLEALQVDHCQKLKRFFSGSASNDLPNLHLLAINGANELEELVGCKQGKIKVELPRLKLLIFTHLENFSQEIELHNVKNCIVYKCPKLSLTSTTTFQKLLEDFPRKDFVNTEVRSWQFEFIVKSIYRHSTINDSSEFTSSEIEDVGNESIKSSSTGVEDISIGGAVATHIAKVVEQDDKMNEGKPGIVASQGIQVQEGLNLLHKQEGIYVAPNNNNDISSASADVRTRLGAYKHFVDLDDAQISLLVEGITTYPHLWNASKKFSERFQAWRLKILADMLLFVQKESVDSIIPQSEKEFHKLCEEAIEVGFESSWVEEIRQRVVGRDPNLEEDIAKRQINENSKSLLHRYSSWDMVRDSQDTEQGNGPKIRLEEGSDLVDKESEIGVVSTDHIVAPRNEESEQEFVAEVSTSEIPRIATSLTNSQTVEKPTPSNPLVDTQDTSEPCLMEQKKPLGEIPKSIDQVAVEEIIAKNTNMAASSILSQSDTSKLDPTVTLQRKSHSHSEVKSSQTEARIAKESEGHPKIIQDFGANDITSLFAPVVVGKKGEDKLVGKTLAELEKYLKMSLKDIVSSETNSLHLLSALNFLSNLPFKDVNVSDGLKHIIDTMHRHFPSILFSFKQGFATTDKLAELEARANEVTIKKKFYDEVQQKEVVLKQQIIRLKEEIRVCEVALSSLEEEKNKCIAETVEYKTELENARTDESQMLEVAHKWSVLCSEYELNRMAATNIP; this is translated from the exons ATGGAGTGTCTCTTTGGTTTTGCATCTTCTGTTTCAAGAGATTTAGTGTGTGGAGCATTAAATCAATTACGTTATCCTTGTTGCTTTAAAAATTTCGTCAAAAGgcttgaagaagaagagagcAATTTGATTATAACGAAAGATAGTGTCCAAAAATTTGTTACGCACAACAAGAAACAAGCGAGAAAGCCCAGTGAAGTTGTGGACAAGTGGCTGGAAGATGCTATCAATGATGTACACAATGTCAATCAGTTGCTGGAAGAGGCAAGAACACAAAAACATTGTTGCTTTGGGCACTGCCCAAATTGGATTTGGCGATATCATGTTGGAAAAAAGTTAGCAAACAAAACTATGCACCTCGAAAAGGTCATTGAAGAGGGCAGAAAATATGTGCCATTTGACCGCATCGCTACGCTTCCTTCAAACACCCTTCATATGCTTTTAGAAAAAGGCATGAATTTTGAGAGCAGACAATATGCTTATGAGCAACTACTTGATGCAGTGAAAAATAAGGATGTTTCCATGATTGGGTTGTATGGGATGGGAGGTTGTGGTAAAACCACATTAGCAATGGAGGTTAGGAAATTAGTAGAAGCAGAGCatctttttgaaaaagttcTTTTTGTACCTGTTTCTAGTACCGTGGAAGTTCGGAGGATTCAAGAAAAAATAGCAAGTTCACTGCAATTTGAATTTCCAGAAACGGAAGAAATGCAGAGAGCCCAAAGATTGTGCTCAAGATTAACTCAAGAgaagaatatttttataattctcGATGATGTGTGGGAAAACCTTGACTTTGGTCGTATTGGGATTCCTTCTTCTGAACACCATAAAGGATGCAAGATTCTCATTACCAGTAGATCAGAAGCAGTTTGTACTTTAATGGACTGTCAAAGAAAGATTTACTTGCCAATTTTAACGGATGAAGAAGCATGGACTCTTTTCCAAAATAAAGCACTTATAACAGAAGCCACCTCTGATACCTTAAAGGAAATAGGAAGATTAATTTCCAATCAATGTAAAGGATTGCCGGTTGCCATTGCAGCTGTTGCTTGTAGTTTGAAGGGAAAAACTGAGACGGTATGGAGGGTTGCATTGAATAAATTGAGACATTCTAAGCCAATAAATATTGAAAGAGGTTTGACTGATCCCTACAAGTGCCTGCAGTTGAGCTATGATAATTTAGATACTAAAGAAGCTAAATCACTTTTCCTGTTGTGCTCTGTGTTTCctgaagattttgaaattcaaattgaaattttaacaaGATGTGCAATAGGATTAGGTGTAGTTGGAGAAGTTGACTCATATGAAGAGGCAAGGAGTGAAGTGATTGCAGCTAAAATTAAGCTTGTTAGTTGTTGTTTATTGTTGGATGCAGATCATGAACGTGTCAAAATGCATGACATAGTTCGTGATGTGGCCCACATAATAGCAAAAGATGAGAATAAGATGATCAAGTGTGAAGTGGAGAAAGATGTTAGAGTGGAACAAAATTCAGTTAGATATCTATGGTGTGTGAAATTTCCAAATGATTTGGATTGCTCCAATCTTGAGTTTTTACGCTTACGGACAAAGATGAAAGAATTTGATGGGATTTTCAAAAGAATGGGAATGCTCAAAGTTTTGATTCTTGAAAACGATGACGATAAGGAAAGAACATTGTCAACAATATCTTTCGAAACATTAACAAATCTTCGTTATCTATTGATTGAGAATTATGAATTGAGCGACTTCTCATTTTTTGGCGGTATGAAGAATCTTCAAAGTCTCTCGTTATTTAATTGTTTACTGCCTTCATTTCCTGAATTACAAACCGATGTTGCGATTACACTAAAATTGTTAGACTTAAATGGTTGTAACATTAAAGTGAAGAATTTTGAAGTGATTAAAAGAATCCCGCTTTTGGAAGAGTTGTACATTATTGAAGGACCGTGGGATGCTAACAGTGAGGACCAAATTGAATTCTTTAAGACGTTTAGCGTTCCCGAAACACTTCAAAGGTATGTAATTGTGTTAGGGGCCCGTCAATTTGACCGTTTTAATTATGAAGGTATTTACATTCATGGCAGAACTTTATTACTTCACCATTTTGACATATCAAATGAGGTAATAAAGGGTTTGGCAAAAACAGCAAAGGATCTATTTGTTGCAACTATTCTTGGAGGTGCAAAAAATATCATCCctgatatatttcaaattgaagGAGGAGGTTTGGATGAGTTGAATAAGTTGGAGATAAATCATTCTGAAGAGTTAGAATGTTTGATTGACACTCGTAGTCACTCGAGTGAGGTGGTAACTCTCTTCTCCAAGTTGCATACGCTTGGAATTGAGAACATGAGAAATCTAAGAGTTCTATGGAATTGTTTTCTACCTGCCAATGGGCCTTTTGAGAACTTAGAGAAGCTGTATTTAAGTTATTGTCCAGGACTGACATCTCTCTTCACGTATGTTGTTGCTCgaagttttgtaaaattgaaaatattaaaaatatcaagttGTGATGAACTGAAGTATATATTAGCAGATGATGACAAAACGGAGGAAGGTGAAGATGTACAAATTTTCCAAAATCTGCAAGATGTAAAGATAAATAGCTGTCgagaattaaaacatatatttccaGCCAACATTGTTGGAGGCTTAACTCAATTGAAAGTTGTTGAGATAGAAAAATGTGACAAGCTACATCAAATAATTGGAGATATTGTTCCATCAACAGACCGTGATAAACTAATAGAGAAAG GAACTGTATCCAGCCGTACAAGTCTTAAGATAAAACGTTGTGGGAAGTTAGGCTCAATTTTTACAACTTCTTTGGAAGAATTGTACATACGAGGGTGCAAAACTTTGAAGGATATAGTAACTCTAGAAAGGGTCAATAAAAATCAGGAGGAAAGCATTGTTGAGGATGAGCCTGATTGTCAGAGTGATATTTCAATCTTCCAAAGTTTGAAGAAGATACATATCAGTGAATGTGAGTTATTGGAGGGTATATTCCCTGTTTCTTTTGTTGGAGAATGGAATgatataacaaataaagaggATGCGGATTTGAAAGACTTCTCTAGTCGAAATAATACTCAAATTGAGCTTCCTGCTTTACAAGTACTTGAACTTCGTCGTATTCGGGACAGAACCATTGTTGGTAGTTATGATGTGATATGTCCATCTTTAACAACACTATCATTGGATATTGGGAGATATGTTGGGTTTTTCAACATAAATTGTTCAAGCGATGCTTCAGAAGCTACAAAAAGGGATTCTATTGCAATCAAG ATATCGAACTCAGATTTTGATCCGCCGGTTGAAAGTGTTGAATGTCTTTCAAAACAACCACATGGTTTGAACTTGATTATGACACACAATATTAGAGAGATTGAACTGAAAGGCTTTGATAAGGCAAAGTACCTTTTTAAACTGTCCATTGCTTCATCATTGACGATGTTGGAAATTTTGAGAATTAAGGAATGTGGTGGACTTGAGTACATTATAGACACTGATGATGAATATGGCAAAGAGAATATGAAAGCTATCTTTCCTAACTTAAAAGTGCTCTCAGTGTATGACTGTTTCcaattgaaatatatgtttgGGCAATATGACGTAGCTAATAAGGATTATAAGGAGATTCATATCCAATTCTCAGCATTGAAAATGCTCTTTCTTGGGAATCTACCAAAGTTTGTTAGCATTTGTTCTACCAACAATCTCATTGTGACGTGGCCATCTTTGAAGGACTTTGATTGTTTCGAATGTTTGTGTCCATTTTATGGTTCAAGAGAGCCTATTATCACAAGTACGAAG AACCATCTCCCCACTTTGCAAACTCTAAGCATATCACATTCTGATGCAGAACGTATTTTTTGTCTTAATGAACATGAAATGATTGGCCAACAAGTGAGTTTAAGGTTAGAGTACTTGATGTTAGAATCTCTACCTCAAATGACTTATATTTGGGTGGGTCCCAACAATTCGCTTACTCTCCAACATCTTACCACATTAGAAATAAGGAAATGTGAAAAGTTGGAAGTAATCTTTCCAAAGTCTGTTGTAAGATTCTTACCAGAGTTGAAGCTTTTGAAGATAACGAAATGCaaagaattaagagaaataATTGAAGGGGATAGAAATTTGTCTAATCTTGTTTCTCCTCAACCATGCTTCCCAAAACTAGAAGCATTGCAAGTTGATCATTGCCAGAAGTTGAAAAGATTTTTCTCTGGATCTGCTTCTAATGACCTTCCGAATCTTCATCTTCTGGCCATAAATGGAGCCAATGAACTAGAAGAGCTTGTTGGATGTAAACAAGGAAAGATTAAAGTGGAGCTTCCAAGActcaaacttttaatatttacgCATCTGGAAAACTTCAGTCAAGAGATTGAATTGCATAATGTAAAGAATTGCATTGTCTACAAATGTCCAAAACTCTCTTTGACTTCAACAACTACATTTCAGAAGCTCCTTGAAGATTTTCCTCGCAAAG ATTTCGTAAACACTGAAGTTCGTAGTTGGCAATttgaattcatagtaaaatcTATATACCGCCATTCAACTATTAATGATAGCAGTGAGTTCACTTCATCAGAG ATTGAGGACGTAGGAAATGAGAGCATTAAATCTTCATCCACTGGAGTTGAAGACATTAGCATTGGAGGTGCTGTTGCAACTCACATTGCCAAGGTAGTTGAACAAGATGATAAGATGAATGAAGGCAAGCCAGGAATAGTGGCAAGCCAAGGAATCCAAGTACAAGAAGGGTTGAACCTTTTGCATAAACAAGAGGGAATATATGTTGCTCCTAACAACAACAATGACATTTCTTCAG CTTCTGCAGATGTCCGTACAAGATTGGGAGCATATAAACATTTTGTTGATCTGGATGATGCACAGATTTCTCTTCTCGTGGAGGGAATAACAACATATCCTCATCTCTGGAATGCTTCCAAGAAGTTTAGTGAGCGCTTTCAAGCTTGGAGGTTGAAAATTTTGGCAGATATGTTGTTGTTCGTCCAGAAGGAAAGTGTGGATAGTATTATTCCTCAAAGTGAAAAAGAGTTCCATAAACTATGTGAAGAAGCTATTGAAGTTGGATTTGAGAGTTCATGGGTAGAGGAAATTCGTCAACGTGTTGTGGGGAGGGATCCTAATCTGGAAGAGGACATTGCTAAGAGACAAATAAATGAGAATTCTAAGAG TTTGTTACACAGGTATAGTAGTTGGGACATGGTACGAGATTCCCAGGATACTGAACAAGGTAATGGGCCTAAGATTCGCTTGGAAGAAGGTTCTGACTTGGTTGATAAAGAAAGTGAAATAGGTGTTGTTTCTACTGACCATATTGTGGCTCCGAGAAATGAAGAATCAgagcaggaatttgttgcagaaGTTTCCACTTCAGAAATACCAAGAATAGCAACATCATTAACAAACTCGCAAACAGTTGAGAAGCCAACACCTTCAAAT CCATTGGTGGACACACAGGACACTAGTGAACCGTGTTTGATGGAGCAGAAAAAACCACTTGGTGAAATTCCAAAG AGTATTGATCAAGTTGCTGTAGAGGAAATCATAGCAAAGAACACCAATATGGCAGCTTCATCAATTCTTTCCCAATCCGACACCTCTAAGTTGGATCCAACAGTTACTTTACAACGTAAATCACATTCAcat AGTGAAGTTAAGAGCAGCCAAACTGAGGCACGCATCGCTAAAGAAAGTGAAGGCCATCCTAAAATCATTCAAGACTTTGGGGCCAATGATATCACGAGTTTATTTGCACCAGTTGTTGTTGGGAAAAAGGGTGAAGATAAGCTAGTTGGAAAGACCCTTGCTGAGTTAGAAAAGTATCTGAAGATGTCTCTGAAGGATATAGTTAGCTCTGAGACTAACAGCCTTCATCTTTTGTCTGCTCTTAATTTCCTGTCCAACCTTCCTTTCAAAGATGTGAATGTATCAGATGGACTCAAACATATTATAGACACTATGCACCGACACTTCCCAAGCATTCTATTCTCCTTTAAGCAAGGCTTTGCCACCACTGACAAGTTGGCAGAACTTGAAGCTCGTGCGAATGAGGTGACCATTAAAAAGAAGTTCTATGATGAAGTTCAACAGAAGGAAGTAGTTTTGAAGCAACAAATCATTAGGTTGAAGGAAGAAATAAGAGTTTGTGAGGTTGCCTTATCATCTCTGgaggaggaaaaaaacaaatgCATTGCGGAAACTGTAGAATACAAAACGGAGCTTGAAAATGCAAGGACAGACGAATCTCAAATGTTGGAGGTGGCTCATAAATGGTCAGTTCTGTGTAGTGAATATGAGCTCAATCGCATGGCTGCTACAAATATCCCGTGA